From Aquificota bacterium, one genomic window encodes:
- a CDS encoding HyaD/HybD family hydrogenase maturation endopeptidase → MKIAVLGVGNVLLSDEGLGVRVVEEIRKRYSLPEEVLLIDGGTLGIDLLYFLEGVERLLVVDAVLGGLPPGSLYKFKGEEVLTYFKSRKLSAHDIGIQEVLALADLTDRLPKEIVVLGLEPESFEISLDLSPSVKNNLDRLIEEVIKQLKEWNVEVRDEAGEPFGASSP, encoded by the coding sequence ATGAAGATAGCCGTCTTGGGTGTGGGAAACGTGCTGTTGTCCGATGAGGGCTTGGGAGTAAGGGTGGTGGAAGAGATAAGGAAGAGGTATAGTCTTCCGGAGGAGGTGCTCTTGATAGACGGTGGCACCTTGGGAATAGACCTACTTTACTTCTTGGAGGGTGTGGAGAGGCTTTTGGTGGTGGATGCTGTGCTGGGGGGCTTGCCCCCGGGCTCTCTTTACAAATTCAAAGGTGAGGAGGTCTTGACCTACTTTAAGAGTAGAAAGCTTTCTGCCCATGATATAGGCATTCAAGAGGTGCTTGCCTTGGCGGATTTAACAGATAGGCTTCCTAAGGAGATAGTGGTCTTGGGCTTGGAGCCAGAGAGCTTTGAGATTTCTTTGGACCTTTCTCCCTCTGTAAAAAATAATTTAGACAGGCTTATTGAGGAGGTCATAAAACAGCTCAAAGAGTGGAATGTGGAGGTAAGAGATGAGGCGGGTGAGCCTTTTGGAGCTTCAAGCCCTTAA
- the hypF gene encoding carbamoyltransferase HypF, translating to MRLRVRLKGAVQGVGFRPFVYRLAKDLGLRGWVINNSSGVEIEVEGKVQLLEEFLLRLQTEKPPLAHIYSQEIEYLEEVGYEDFEIRESKEEGKKEVLILPDIATCQWCLKELFDPKDRRYMYPFINCTYCGPRFTIIERLPYDRPNTTMKAFPMCPQCKKEYEDPRDRRFHAQPIACPSCGPSLSLITKDGELLAEGEKSIEATLQALKEGKIVAVKGIGGFHLMCDATREEPVRTLRERKRRKEKPFAVMFRDMEQLLLYAEPTELEKALLLSPERPIVLIRSKGGLAPSVAPGLKRIGAFLPYSPLHHIILHSLDFPVVATSGNLSDEPIVKDNQEAIERLSPLADLLLLHNRDIKRRCDDSVVKVIGGLPTPIRRSRGYTPMPIRLPFKLKRKVLALGGMLKNTFAIGFEDMVILSQHVGDIENIETLKSFEDMVFDLMSLYEFEPELLVCDLHPRYETTRWAKEFSQRKGIPLLQVQHHFAHVLSCMGERGIEGKVLGIAWDGTGYGEDGSLWGGEFLVCDYKGYERAFYFRPFRLIGGERAVKEPRRVALSLLFELYREDATGMSLEPVRSFREEDLKNLYIAWSKGINSPYSSSVGRLFDAVASLIGLRQVVSYEGQGAMMLEDLYDPLVKDHYPYALEKRQIDWRPMLEAIIKDREREKIPSRFINTLAHVCLHVAKELGMERVCLSGGVMQNDPLVSKIKELLEAEGFKVYTHQRVPPTDGGLSLGQALFQPQEG from the coding sequence ATGAGGTTAAGGGTAAGGCTTAAGGGAGCCGTTCAAGGTGTGGGCTTTAGGCCCTTTGTCTACAGGCTTGCAAAGGATTTGGGCCTTAGGGGTTGGGTCATAAACAATTCCTCCGGTGTGGAGATAGAGGTGGAAGGAAAGGTGCAACTTTTGGAGGAGTTCCTCCTTAGGCTTCAAACAGAAAAGCCACCCTTGGCCCACATATACTCTCAAGAGATAGAATACTTGGAAGAGGTAGGCTATGAGGATTTTGAGATAAGGGAAAGCAAGGAGGAAGGAAAAAAGGAGGTTCTCATACTGCCCGACATAGCCACATGCCAGTGGTGTCTCAAAGAGCTTTTTGACCCAAAGGACAGAAGGTATATGTATCCCTTTATAAACTGCACCTACTGCGGTCCAAGGTTTACCATCATTGAAAGGCTTCCCTACGATAGGCCAAACACCACAATGAAGGCCTTTCCCATGTGTCCTCAGTGTAAAAAAGAGTATGAGGACCCAAGGGACAGAAGGTTCCATGCCCAGCCCATTGCATGCCCATCCTGCGGTCCAAGCCTTAGCCTGATTACAAAGGATGGAGAGCTTTTGGCGGAGGGAGAAAAAAGCATAGAGGCCACCCTGCAGGCTTTAAAAGAGGGAAAGATTGTGGCAGTCAAGGGCATAGGAGGTTTTCATCTTATGTGTGATGCCACAAGGGAGGAGCCGGTGAGAACCTTGAGGGAGAGGAAAAGAAGAAAAGAAAAGCCCTTTGCGGTCATGTTCAGGGATATGGAACAGCTACTCCTTTATGCGGAGCCAACGGAGCTTGAAAAGGCTTTGCTTTTGTCTCCAGAGAGGCCCATTGTGCTTATAAGGAGTAAGGGAGGGCTTGCGCCCTCTGTGGCCCCAGGCCTCAAAAGGATAGGAGCCTTTTTGCCCTATTCACCCCTACACCATATAATCTTGCACTCTTTGGACTTTCCAGTGGTGGCCACCTCTGGCAATCTCTCGGATGAGCCCATAGTAAAGGACAACCAAGAGGCCATAGAGAGGCTAAGTCCCTTGGCAGACCTTTTGCTTCTCCACAACAGGGATATAAAAAGGAGGTGCGACGACTCTGTGGTCAAAGTCATAGGTGGTTTGCCCACACCCATAAGGAGGTCTAGGGGCTATACACCTATGCCCATAAGGCTACCCTTTAAGTTAAAAAGGAAGGTTTTGGCCCTTGGGGGCATGCTAAAGAACACCTTTGCCATAGGCTTTGAAGACATGGTAATACTAAGCCAACATGTGGGAGACATAGAGAACATAGAAACATTAAAAAGCTTTGAGGATATGGTCTTTGACCTCATGAGCCTGTATGAGTTTGAGCCAGAGCTTTTGGTGTGCGACCTACACCCCAGGTATGAGACCACAAGGTGGGCAAAGGAGTTTTCTCAGAGGAAAGGCATTCCACTCCTTCAGGTCCAGCACCACTTTGCCCATGTGCTTTCCTGCATGGGAGAAAGGGGGATAGAAGGAAAGGTGCTTGGCATAGCTTGGGATGGAACGGGCTATGGTGAGGACGGAAGCCTTTGGGGTGGTGAGTTTTTAGTGTGCGATTACAAAGGCTATGAAAGGGCCTTTTACTTTAGACCCTTTAGGCTAATAGGCGGTGAGAGGGCTGTAAAGGAGCCAAGGAGGGTTGCCCTATCCCTACTCTTTGAACTCTACAGAGAGGATGCCACAGGCATGTCCTTAGAGCCTGTAAGGTCCTTCAGGGAAGAAGATTTAAAAAACCTATACATAGCATGGTCCAAGGGGATAAACTCACCCTATTCCAGCTCTGTGGGAAGGCTTTTTGATGCGGTGGCCTCTTTGATAGGGCTAAGGCAAGTGGTCTCTTATGAGGGCCAAGGCGCCATGATGCTTGAGGACCTCTACGACCCCCTTGTAAAGGACCACTACCCCTACGCCTTGGAAAAAAGGCAGATAGACTGGAGGCCCATGCTTGAGGCGATCATAAAGGACAGGGAAAGGGAAAAGATTCCATCAAGGTTTATAAACACTTTGGCCCATGTATGCCTGCATGTGGCAAAGGAGTTGGGCATGGAAAGGGTATGCCTCTCTGGAGGTGTGATGCAGAACGACCCCCTTGTAAGCAAGATAAAGGAGCTTTTGGAGGCGGAAGGCTTTAAGGTCTATACACATCAGAGGGTGCCACCTACGGATGGGGGCCTCTCTCTTGGTCAGGCACTCTTTCAGCCTCAAGAGGGCTAA
- the hypA gene encoding hydrogenase maturation nickel metallochaperone HypA, translating into MHEFSIVQSLLEVIEEEAKRHKAQKVLRVELLVGVLSGVEPHLLELAFNTFKEGTIAEKAEIVLEIEKLRLWCEDCKREYEKEELNLLCPACGSLKTHIKGGQDLLLKSLELECEDEVKGKA; encoded by the coding sequence ATGCATGAGTTTTCCATAGTCCAAAGCCTTTTGGAGGTAATAGAAGAGGAGGCAAAAAGGCACAAGGCGCAAAAGGTGTTAAGGGTGGAGCTTTTGGTGGGTGTGCTATCCGGTGTGGAGCCTCACCTTTTGGAGCTTGCCTTTAACACCTTTAAGGAAGGGACCATTGCGGAAAAGGCGGAGATTGTTTTGGAGATAGAAAAGCTAAGGCTTTGGTGTGAGGACTGCAAAAGGGAATACGAAAAGGAGGAGCTAAACCTCTTGTGTCCAGCCTGTGGGTCTTTGAAGACCCATATAAAAGGTGGACAGGACTTGCTTTTGAAGAGTTTGGAATTGGAATGTGAGGATGAGGTTAAGGGTAAGGCTTAA
- a CDS encoding thioredoxin, whose product MRRVSLLELQALKEEKGDFILYVRSDRARERIREVFDTDVVVPELEKSFRLDFFSINADEEPDVLKEFPLPSLILFKDGKVVHVLRGIKNWNEYVKAITETYF is encoded by the coding sequence ATGAGGCGGGTGAGCCTTTTGGAGCTTCAAGCCCTTAAGGAAGAGAAAGGGGATTTCATACTATATGTGAGGTCGGACAGGGCAAGGGAGAGGATAAGGGAGGTCTTTGATACGGATGTGGTGGTGCCAGAACTGGAAAAGAGCTTTAGGCTGGATTTTTTCTCCATAAATGCGGATGAGGAGCCAGATGTGCTAAAGGAGTTTCCCCTCCCTTCCCTCATACTTTTCAAGGATGGGAAAGTTGTTCATGTGCTAAGGGGTATAAAAAATTGGAACGAGTATGTAAAAGCCATAACGGAGACCTACTTTTAG
- the cybH gene encoding Ni/Fe-hydrogenase, b-type cytochrome subunit, whose protein sequence is MEVKRIYVFSPGLRLWHWVNFLSILTLFITGLYIGNPFFLGPTGYEATYAYDKGITMDFIRKVHFIAGYVFLSGFIFRVIIALFSKRDRIFIPPLWRRDYWIGLKEVTLKYALIMKDKEGSEYIRNACARTVYPLVYLLFLFMIITGFAMYGMSKPDGFWASLFGWVIWFLGGEFMAHMWHHWVAWIIIVFAILHVYFVIREEMIKRNGELTSMFNGYKVFEKDPVDVEDIKG, encoded by the coding sequence ATGGAAGTCAAAAGGATTTATGTTTTTAGCCCAGGCCTTAGGCTTTGGCACTGGGTAAACTTCCTTTCCATCCTTACCCTTTTTATAACAGGCCTTTACATAGGCAACCCCTTCTTTTTAGGACCTACGGGCTACGAGGCCACCTATGCCTACGATAAGGGAATAACCATGGACTTTATAAGGAAGGTCCATTTCATAGCAGGCTATGTGTTCCTATCGGGCTTTATCTTCAGGGTCATAATAGCACTCTTTAGCAAAAGGGACAGGATATTCATTCCACCTCTCTGGAGAAGGGATTACTGGATAGGGCTAAAAGAGGTGACGCTAAAGTATGCCCTTATTATGAAGGACAAGGAGGGAAGCGAGTACATAAGGAACGCATGCGCAAGGACTGTATACCCACTTGTCTACCTTCTTTTTCTCTTTATGATAATCACAGGTTTTGCCATGTACGGCATGTCTAAGCCCGATGGCTTTTGGGCTTCTCTCTTTGGATGGGTCATATGGTTCCTTGGTGGTGAGTTCATGGCGCACATGTGGCACCATTGGGTAGCTTGGATCATAATAGTGTTTGCCATACTCCATGTCTACTTTGTCATCAGAGAGGAGATGATAAAGAGAAATGGCGAGCTTACTTCTATGTTTAACGGCTATAAGGTCTTTGAAAAGGATCCTGTGGATGTGGAGGATATAAAGGGATGA
- a CDS encoding hydrogenase expression/formation protein — protein sequence MLMNAPALLNEILQALKDLYEKGEEHIIYSNKVPITEEDRIAILDVLGEGQIKITLNSKSQRVEWRETGIYGVWIGVFYDRDNKPILETVEISYFPKLASAQREDVQESINVLEERIRALLSPLEAERVPDQERGPHP from the coding sequence ATGCTTATGAACGCTCCCGCTTTACTCAATGAGATCTTACAGGCTCTAAAGGACCTCTACGAAAAAGGAGAAGAACACATCATATACTCCAACAAGGTGCCCATAACGGAGGAAGACAGAATAGCCATACTGGATGTTTTGGGGGAGGGTCAAATAAAGATAACGCTGAACTCTAAAAGTCAAAGGGTGGAGTGGAGGGAGACAGGTATATATGGAGTGTGGATAGGTGTATTCTACGATAGGGACAACAAGCCCATTCTGGAGACTGTAGAGATAAGCTACTTTCCAAAATTGGCCTCTGCGCAAAGGGAGGATGTGCAAGAGTCTATAAATGTCTTGGAAGAGAGGATAAGGGCGCTTCTTAGCCCTCTTGAGGCTGAAAGAGTGCCTGACCAAGAGAGAGGCCCCCATCCGTAG
- the hypE gene encoding hydrogenase expression/formation protein HypE has protein sequence MKRIRLSEGGGGEETWRLIRELFLKHFNNPILSSLEDSALLEVGSKVAFTTDAFTVKPLFFRGGDIGKLAVAGTINDLSVMGARPLYLSVAFVIEEGFPYEDLEKIVESMARTAREAGVLIVAGDTKVIPSGRGEDLFITTSGIGKVVYEGLSCRNIREGDAVIVSGPIGDHGACVLAEREGFYFGEGFGSDCEPLWDLVEHMLRSGVEIHAMRDPTRGGLSAVLHEWAMASQVSFLVEEEKVPIREEVLGICEFLGLEPYHLACEGRIVFAVKGEEAEKALKVLKEHPKGEEASIIGYAIRPEGRPSVILKTPYGTKRFLEPPMGELLPRIC, from the coding sequence ATGAAGAGGATAAGGCTTTCTGAAGGTGGTGGTGGAGAAGAGACCTGGAGGCTTATAAGAGAGCTTTTTCTAAAGCATTTTAACAACCCCATACTCTCTTCCCTTGAGGATTCTGCCTTGCTTGAGGTGGGTTCAAAGGTGGCCTTTACCACCGATGCCTTTACGGTAAAGCCCCTGTTCTTTAGGGGTGGAGACATAGGGAAGCTGGCGGTGGCTGGCACCATAAACGACCTTTCGGTAATGGGTGCAAGGCCCCTTTACCTCTCTGTGGCCTTTGTGATAGAGGAGGGCTTTCCTTACGAGGACTTAGAAAAGATAGTGGAAAGCATGGCAAGGACGGCAAGGGAGGCGGGAGTTCTCATAGTGGCTGGTGATACAAAGGTCATACCATCCGGCAGGGGTGAGGACCTTTTTATTACCACTTCCGGCATAGGGAAGGTGGTCTATGAGGGCCTCTCCTGTAGGAACATAAGGGAAGGGGATGCCGTAATTGTATCCGGACCAATAGGAGACCATGGCGCCTGTGTGCTGGCAGAAAGGGAAGGTTTTTACTTTGGAGAGGGCTTTGGGAGCGACTGCGAACCACTCTGGGACCTGGTGGAACACATGCTAAGGAGTGGTGTGGAAATCCATGCCATGAGGGACCCAACCAGGGGAGGCCTTTCGGCCGTGCTTCACGAGTGGGCTATGGCCTCTCAAGTTTCCTTTTTGGTGGAGGAGGAGAAGGTGCCAATCAGAGAGGAGGTGCTTGGTATATGTGAATTTTTGGGCCTTGAGCCATACCACCTTGCCTGTGAGGGCAGGATAGTCTTTGCAGTGAAGGGAGAGGAGGCAGAGAAGGCCCTTAAGGTCTTAAAGGAACATCCTAAGGGAGAGGAGGCAAGCATCATAGGCTACGCCATAAGGCCTGAAGGGAGGCCATCGGTCATACTGAAGACTCCTTATGGGACAAAAAGGTTCCTTGAACCACCCATGGGAGAGCTTTTACCAAGGATCTGCTGA